TGATTCTTGCAAGGAGATTCATTTGGGACGTATCGAAGAACCTGTAAAATTAGAAGAAACGGTTGTGAGAATCAACCGATGTACTACAGTAACTAAGGGTGGAAAATCTATGAGCTTTAGTGCCCTTGTTGTTGTAGGTGATAAAAAAGGGAGTGTTGGCATTGGTTTTGGTAAGGCTCGTGAAGTGCCAAATGCTGTAAGCAAAGCAGTTAAAGAGGCAAAAAAAGAAATGGTTAAAATTCCTCTTATTGGTGATACTATACCCCATTTGATGTGGGGAAAATACAAAGCCGCAAGTATTTTTTTAAAGCCAGCTTTGCCGGGAACTGGCATTAAGGCTGGTGCATCTTCCCGCGCTGTACTTGAGTCAGTAGGGATTAAAAATATATTAACAAAATGTTATGGTAAGAGAAATCCTCTTAATGTGGCGAAAGCGACATTAATGGGATTAAAGGCTTTAAGGACAAAGCAGGAAGTTGAAGAATTAAGAGGAGTAAAGATAGAATGAATCTTACTGATATAAAAGCGATACCTTTTTATAGAAAACGTAAAAAAAGAGTAGGCCGTGGTAGGGGTTCAGGCATAGGAAAAACCTCTGGCAGGGGTGGCAAAGGGGCAACAGCCAGATCTGGTAATGAAACGAAGATTCAATTTGAAGGAGGACAAACTCCTCTATTCCGCCGTTTGCCAAAAAGAGGTTTCAATAATCCATTTAAAAAAAGGTATGCAATAATCAATATAAAAGACATCGCACAGTTTGAAAAAGATACAATTGTGGACTTCGGGAAGTTGAAAGACGCGGGGTTGATCAGGAAAGTTTTGGATGGTGTAAAGGTTTTGGGTGAGGGTGAAATAAAAAATCCTTTAACAGTTATTGCAAATAAATTTAGCAAAGTTGCTTTAGAAAAGATTAAGGCAGCAGGTGGAGAAGCAAAGATCTTATCATGATTGAACAATTTGGAAACATTTTCAGAATTCCGGAATTAAGAAAAAAAGTACTTATAACCCTCGGTTTAATAGCATTATGCCGTGTTGGTGTCTATATCCCTATACCAGGAATTGATACGACAGTATTGAAGTCATATTTTCA
The genomic region above belongs to Candidatus Jettenia caeni and contains:
- a CDS encoding 30S ribosomal protein S5, giving the protein MGRIEEPVKLEETVVRINRCTTVTKGGKSMSFSALVVVGDKKGSVGIGFGKAREVPNAVSKAVKEAKKEMVKIPLIGDTIPHLMWGKYKAASIFLKPALPGTGIKAGASSRAVLESVGIKNILTKCYGKRNPLNVAKATLMGLKALRTKQEVEELRGVKIE
- a CDS encoding 50S ribosomal protein L15, with the protein product MNLTDIKAIPFYRKRKKRVGRGRGSGIGKTSGRGGKGATARSGNETKIQFEGGQTPLFRRLPKRGFNNPFKKRYAIINIKDIAQFEKDTIVDFGKLKDAGLIRKVLDGVKVLGEGEIKNPLTVIANKFSKVALEKIKAAGGEAKILS